A stretch of DNA from Pseudomonadota bacterium:
GTCAGATGGTGTATTGTGGGCCTTTCCCCTCTATTATCTCCTTGTTCCGTCCCAGTATAAGAGGTTTATTGAACTTATTTCAGAAAAAGGGGTAGAAGAATCCTTTAAAAATAAATACACGGCAGTGCTCACAACATCCATCCATTTCTTCGACCATACTGCCCACAATTATATGCATGCCATCTGTGATGACCTAAATATGAAATATGTTGACTACTTCTCAGCGGATATGGATGACCTGCTCAAAGAAAAAGAGAGAAAGCGGCTTCTCCTCTTTGTTAGGAGCTTTTTTGAAGCTATTGAGGGAAACATGGCCACCTCAAAGAGCTACGCAGCGCTTGCCTTTGATAATTTTACTTATATTCCGGGAAACGCGGCAGGCAGAATCAACACAGGCAACAAAAAGATACTCATCATCACTGACTCTATCGATAATCAGACGAATTTAGGGAGGATGATCGAGAGGTTCAGGAACTCCTTTTCCGGTGGAACTGAACTGGTTTATCTTAATGAACTGGATATCAAAGGAGGTTGTCTTGGCTGTCTCCATTGCAGCTTTGATAACATCTGTGTTTACCAGGATGGATTTTCTGATTTTTTCAATACGAGGCTTAAGAATGCGGATATCCTCGTGTACGGGGGAGCCATTAAAGACAAGTATCTGTCCTCAAGGTGGAAGATGTTCTTTGATAGGGGGTTTTTCCTGGGTCA
This window harbors:
- a CDS encoding NAD(P)H-dependent oxidoreductase — protein: MKIAVLNGSPKGDVSVTMQYVRFIQKKFPKHELKILNISHGIKRIEKDENAFREIIEEVKASDGVLWAFPLYYLLVPSQYKRFIELISEKGVEESFKNKYTAVLTTSIHFFDHTAHNYMHAICDDLNMKYVDYFSADMDDLLKEKERKRLLLFVRSFFEAIEGNMATSKSYAALAFDNFTYIPGNAAGRINTGNKKILIITDSIDNQTNLGRMIERFRNSFSGGTELVYLNELDIKGGCLGCLHCSFDNICVYQDGFSDFFNTRLKNADILVYGGAIKDKYLSSRWKMFFDRGFFLGHTPTLTGKQVGFIISGPLKQIPNLRQVLEAQVQSGEANLVDFITDEYGDSAYIDALLEGLAGRLVWCANHNYIKPDTFLSVGGRKLFRDDIWGRLRFVFQADHRFYKSHGFYDFPQKDYKTRAFNLLMMLFTKIPAVRKGFHKKIKEQMVKPYKKILEE